A genome region from Vibrio tapetis subsp. tapetis includes the following:
- the yihA gene encoding ribosome biogenesis GTP-binding protein YihA/YsxC encodes MSAKIHYQNTHFITSAPDIRHLPDDMGVEVAFAGRSNAGKSSALNRLTNQRGLAKTSKTPGRTQLINLFKVHDNCHIVDLPGYGFAQVPLELKKKWQKSLGEYLQKRESLKGLVVLMDIRHPMKDLDQQLVFWAVDSGIPVQILLTKADKLKSGARNAQLLKIRQDAQGFGPNVEVGMFSSLKGIGVDQLRAKLDEWFAPALLQEESEDDIDTNE; translated from the coding sequence GTGAGCGCAAAAATTCATTACCAAAATACGCATTTTATTACGAGTGCTCCCGATATTCGCCACCTTCCTGATGATATGGGTGTCGAAGTTGCGTTTGCTGGCCGCTCTAATGCGGGTAAATCAAGTGCACTCAACCGACTGACAAACCAACGTGGTTTGGCCAAAACCAGTAAGACCCCAGGTCGTACTCAATTGATTAACTTATTTAAAGTTCATGACAATTGCCACATTGTGGATTTACCGGGTTATGGTTTTGCACAGGTTCCGCTAGAGCTAAAAAAGAAATGGCAGAAATCGTTAGGTGAATACCTACAAAAACGTGAATCACTAAAAGGCTTGGTCGTTTTGATGGATATCCGTCATCCAATGAAAGATCTCGACCAGCAATTAGTGTTCTGGGCTGTGGATTCTGGCATTCCTGTTCAGATTTTACTGACTAAAGCAGACAAACTTAAAAGTGGTGCACGAAATGCGCAGCTCCTTAAAATTCGTCAAGATGCACAAGGCTTCGGCCCTAATGTGGAAGTAGGTATGTTTTCGTCACTGAAAGGCATTGGCGTTGACCAATTAAGAGCTAAGCTTGATGAATGGTTTGCACCCGCGCTTCTTCAAGAAGAAAGCGAAGACGATATTGATACAAACGAATAG
- the polA gene encoding DNA polymerase I gives MATIPDNPLILIDGSSYLYRAFHAYPGTMSNGEIPTNAVYGVVNMLRSMMRQFSSDRIAVIFDAKGKTFRDDMYPEYKANRPSMPDDLRCQIEPLHNVIRAMGLPLISIPGVEADDVIGTLASQASKMGMPVLISTGDKDMAQLVDENVTLINTMTNVVMDREGVIEKFGIPPELIIDYLALMGDKVDNIPGVPGVGDKTATALLQGIGSMEKLYDNLDDIAALGFRGSKTMAKKLVDNKDEALMSYKLATIKLDVELEETPESLVKTTPNTDELIKLYGQMVFKSWLNELLEGGTGEVEAIERSPSSTAANNASSIAMETSAVSIDRSKYETILDQESFSAWLEKLKTAELIAFDTETDSLDYMVANLVGLSFAIGEGEAAYVPVAHDYLDAPEQLERDWVLEQLKPLLEDHNVAKVGQNLKYDASVLARYDIEMKGIKHDTMLASYVFNSVGGRHDMDSLALRFLQHSCISFESLAGKGKKQLTFNQIDLEQASPYAAEDADVTLRLHNRIYDNIEQDEKLNRIYSELEVPLIPVISRIERTGVLIDDMMLGAQSQEIAARLDELEKKAFEVAEQEFNLSSPKQLQTILFEKMGLPVVKKTPSGAPSTNEEVLQELALDYPLPKLILEYRGLAKLKSTYTDKLPKMINPTTGRVHTSYHQAVTATGRLSSTDPNLQNIPIRNEEGRRIRQAFIAPHGWKILAVDYSQIELRIMAHLSGDKALLEAFANGKDIHAATAAEVMGVSIDQVTSEQRRRAKAINFGLIYGMSAFGLAKQLGIPRGEAQHYMDTYFERYPGVMQYMEDTRSTASEQGFVETIWGRRLHLPEISSRNGMRRKAAERAAINAPMQGTAADIIKKAMLLVDEWIEAEGNGRVKLLMQVHDELVLEVEESALVEIESKVQELMESAADLDVPLVAESGHGDNWDQAH, from the coding sequence ATGGCTACCATACCTGACAACCCGCTTATTCTTATCGATGGCTCATCTTACCTATATCGAGCTTTTCACGCCTATCCGGGCACCATGAGTAACGGTGAGATCCCAACCAACGCAGTGTATGGCGTGGTGAACATGCTAAGAAGCATGATGCGTCAATTTTCTTCTGATCGTATTGCCGTGATTTTTGATGCTAAAGGTAAAACCTTTCGCGACGATATGTATCCCGAGTACAAAGCGAATCGCCCATCAATGCCAGATGATTTACGTTGCCAGATTGAACCATTACACAATGTAATTCGTGCGATGGGGCTGCCGCTTATCTCAATTCCCGGCGTTGAGGCTGACGATGTAATCGGTACGTTGGCATCGCAAGCCTCCAAAATGGGCATGCCAGTGCTGATTAGCACCGGTGATAAAGATATGGCTCAGTTGGTCGACGAGAACGTCACACTGATTAATACCATGACTAATGTCGTGATGGATCGCGAAGGGGTCATCGAAAAGTTTGGCATTCCACCAGAGCTGATCATCGATTACTTGGCGCTTATGGGTGACAAGGTCGATAACATTCCCGGTGTTCCAGGTGTTGGCGACAAAACGGCAACAGCCTTGCTGCAAGGTATTGGCAGCATGGAAAAACTGTACGATAACCTTGATGACATTGCTGCACTTGGTTTCCGTGGTTCGAAAACCATGGCGAAGAAGTTAGTTGATAATAAAGATGAAGCATTAATGTCCTACAAACTCGCTACCATCAAGCTGGATGTTGAGTTAGAAGAGACGCCTGAATCTTTGGTTAAGACAACGCCAAATACTGATGAGTTGATAAAACTGTATGGTCAGATGGTCTTTAAATCGTGGTTGAATGAATTGTTAGAGGGCGGCACGGGTGAAGTTGAAGCGATTGAGCGTTCACCTTCTTCAACTGCTGCTAATAATGCTTCTTCTATTGCAATGGAAACGTCGGCCGTCTCTATTGATCGCAGTAAATATGAAACAATCTTGGATCAAGAAAGTTTCAGCGCTTGGTTAGAAAAACTAAAAACAGCCGAACTTATCGCGTTTGATACTGAAACCGATAGTCTAGATTACATGGTGGCAAACTTAGTTGGGCTTTCTTTTGCGATTGGCGAAGGTGAAGCGGCTTATGTTCCTGTTGCGCACGATTACCTTGATGCGCCAGAACAACTTGAGCGTGATTGGGTATTAGAGCAATTAAAGCCTCTTCTAGAAGATCACAATGTGGCAAAAGTAGGGCAAAACCTTAAATATGATGCCAGCGTTTTGGCTCGTTACGATATCGAAATGAAGGGCATCAAACACGATACCATGTTGGCTTCTTACGTATTTAATAGCGTAGGTGGCAGACATGATATGGATAGCTTAGCATTACGTTTTCTTCAACACAGCTGCATTTCATTTGAGTCATTAGCCGGTAAAGGTAAAAAACAGCTAACTTTTAACCAAATCGATTTGGAGCAAGCTTCTCCCTATGCCGCTGAAGACGCTGACGTGACGTTGCGTTTACACAATCGCATTTACGACAACATCGAACAAGATGAAAAACTAAACCGCATTTATAGCGAACTTGAAGTGCCGCTTATTCCGGTGATTTCACGCATAGAGCGCACCGGAGTTTTGATTGACGACATGATGCTTGGTGCTCAATCACAAGAAATTGCGGCTCGATTAGACGAGTTAGAGAAAAAAGCATTTGAAGTTGCAGAGCAAGAATTTAATTTAAGCTCTCCGAAACAACTGCAAACCATTTTGTTTGAAAAAATGGGGCTACCGGTTGTAAAGAAAACGCCGTCTGGTGCACCGTCGACTAATGAAGAAGTATTACAAGAGTTGGCGTTGGATTACCCGCTCCCGAAATTGATCTTAGAGTACCGTGGACTGGCGAAACTAAAATCTACTTATACAGATAAACTGCCTAAGATGATTAACCCAACAACGGGTCGTGTTCATACTTCTTACCATCAAGCGGTGACGGCAACGGGGCGTTTGTCATCGACCGATCCAAACTTGCAGAACATTCCAATTCGTAATGAAGAAGGCCGCCGTATTCGCCAGGCGTTTATTGCACCACATGGCTGGAAGATTCTCGCTGTCGATTACTCTCAAATTGAATTACGCATCATGGCGCACCTTTCTGGAGATAAAGCGTTATTAGAAGCGTTTGCCAACGGAAAAGACATTCACGCAGCAACGGCAGCAGAAGTGATGGGCGTTAGCATTGATCAAGTCACCTCAGAGCAACGTCGCCGAGCTAAAGCCATTAACTTCGGTCTTATCTATGGCATGAGCGCGTTTGGTTTGGCAAAACAACTGGGCATTCCTCGTGGTGAAGCACAACACTACATGGATACTTACTTTGAGCGCTACCCAGGCGTAATGCAATACATGGAAGACACGCGCTCAACAGCGTCTGAGCAGGGATTCGTAGAAACCATATGGGGCCGTCGTTTACATCTACCAGAAATTTCGTCTCGAAATGGCATGCGCAGAAAAGCGGCAGAACGTGCTGCAATCAACGCCCCTATGCAGGGAACGGCTGCCGACATCATTAAGAAAGCAATGCTGTTGGTTGATGAATGGATAGAAGCCGAAGGCAACGGTCGCGTTAAGTTACTAATGCAAGTGCACGATGAATTGGTGTTAGAAGTAGAAGAATCCGCATTGGTTGAAATTGAAAGTAAAGTACAAGAATTGATGGAATCAGCTGCAGATCTGGATGTGCCACTGGTCGCAGAATCTGGTCATGGTGACAACTGGGATCAGGCTCATTAG
- the hemB gene encoding porphobilinogen synthase, which produces MSVSIQGQFPGRRMRRMRKHDFSRRLMAENQLSASDLIYPMFILMGKNRREVVESMPGIERLSIDLMLEEAQYLAKLGVPAIALFPVVTQDAKSICAAESYNPDGLVQRAVRLLKEHIPEIGVITDVALDPFTTHGQDGIIDETGYVQNDETTEVLIKQALSHAEAGADVVAPSDMMDGRIGRIREALEDAGYIHTQIMAYSAKYASCYYGPFRDAVGSAANLKGGDKKNYQMDPANSDEALHEVAMDINEGADMVMVKPGMPYLDIVRRVKSELQVPTFAYQVSGEYAMHKAAIQNGWLKERETVLESLLCFKRAGADGILTYFAKDVAQWLAEEGAQPFINTKDD; this is translated from the coding sequence GTGTCTGTTTCAATCCAAGGTCAATTCCCAGGACGCCGCATGCGTCGTATGCGTAAACATGACTTTAGCCGTCGATTGATGGCAGAAAATCAATTAAGTGCGAGTGATCTGATTTACCCTATGTTCATTTTAATGGGTAAAAACCGTCGTGAAGTGGTTGAGTCCATGCCAGGGATTGAGCGTCTTTCAATTGATTTGATGCTTGAAGAAGCTCAATACCTTGCAAAGTTGGGTGTTCCAGCTATCGCATTGTTCCCGGTTGTTACTCAGGATGCGAAAAGCATCTGTGCGGCAGAATCCTATAACCCTGATGGTTTGGTACAACGTGCCGTTCGTCTATTGAAAGAGCATATCCCTGAAATTGGTGTGATTACCGACGTTGCATTAGACCCATTTACGACTCATGGGCAAGACGGGATCATTGATGAAACGGGTTATGTTCAAAATGATGAAACAACGGAAGTCTTGATCAAGCAGGCGTTGTCTCATGCCGAAGCTGGCGCAGATGTTGTTGCTCCTTCAGATATGATGGATGGTCGCATTGGCCGAATTCGTGAAGCACTAGAAGACGCCGGCTATATTCATACTCAGATCATGGCTTATTCAGCAAAGTACGCTTCTTGTTACTATGGCCCATTCCGTGATGCGGTTGGCTCAGCAGCGAATCTCAAAGGTGGTGATAAGAAAAACTACCAAATGGACCCTGCAAATAGCGACGAAGCATTGCATGAAGTTGCCATGGATATTAACGAAGGCGCTGATATGGTCATGGTTAAACCCGGTATGCCGTATCTAGACATTGTTCGTCGTGTGAAGAGCGAATTACAAGTCCCTACATTTGCGTATCAAGTCTCTGGTGAGTATGCGATGCATAAAGCGGCGATTCAAAATGGCTGGTTAAAAGAACGTGAGACGGTTTTGGAATCTCTGCTTTGCTTCAAGCGGGCTGGGGCAGATGGCATCTTGACGTATTTTGCTAAAGACGTCGCGCAATGGTTAGCAGAAGAGGGCGCACAGCCTTTTATCAATACCAAAGATGACTAA
- a CDS encoding TatD family hydrolase produces MIDTHAHIYATEFDADRSQVIQRAVEQGISHILLPNINLDSIEPMLKTESDYPHLCRSMMGLHPCYVNEDVDESLTLMRSWFEKHNFIGVGEIGIDLYWDKTFRAEQEHAFATQLHWAKELGLPAVIHTRDSISETIDILKTVQDGSIRGVFHCFGGSVAEARAITDLGFHLGLGGVTTFKNGGMDKVIPELDLNHVVLETDCPYLAPVPHRGKRNEPSYTALVAARVAELTHQSVESVIAQTSHNARSIFDI; encoded by the coding sequence ATGATAGATACCCACGCTCACATTTATGCCACCGAATTCGATGCCGATCGCTCGCAAGTCATCCAACGAGCTGTCGAACAAGGGATATCGCATATTTTGCTACCTAACATTAACCTTGATTCAATAGAGCCAATGCTTAAAACCGAATCAGACTACCCCCACCTCTGCCGATCAATGATGGGCCTACACCCTTGTTATGTGAATGAAGACGTTGATGAAAGCCTTACACTCATGCGTAGCTGGTTTGAAAAACACAACTTTATTGGTGTTGGTGAAATTGGCATCGACCTATATTGGGATAAAACATTTCGAGCAGAACAGGAGCATGCGTTTGCCACCCAGCTCCATTGGGCAAAAGAACTTGGTCTTCCTGCGGTTATCCATACACGAGATTCAATTTCAGAAACCATCGACATCCTGAAGACCGTTCAAGACGGCAGCATTCGTGGTGTTTTCCACTGCTTTGGAGGCAGCGTGGCAGAAGCAAGAGCCATTACCGACCTCGGTTTTCATCTTGGTCTTGGGGGCGTGACTACGTTTAAGAACGGGGGTATGGATAAGGTCATTCCTGAATTAGACTTGAACCATGTCGTGCTCGAAACGGATTGTCCTTATTTAGCACCAGTCCCGCATAGAGGAAAACGAAACGAACCAAGCTACACAGCTCTCGTGGCTGCCCGCGTAGCGGAATTAACACATCAATCCGTTGAAAGCGTTATTGCTCAAACCAGCCACAATGCACGCTCAATATTTGACATCTAA
- the tatC gene encoding twin-arginine translocase subunit TatC has protein sequence MSSAEQTQPLISHLIELRNRLMKAILAVLVVFIGLIWFANDIYEFVSAPLIERLPEGATMIATDVASPFFTPLKLTLVASIFVAVPLILYQVWAFVAPGLYKHERRLIMPLLFSSSILFYCGVAFAYYVVFPLVFGFFTAISLGGVEFATDIANYLDFVLALFMAFGIAFEVPVAIILLCWTGATDVKTLKEKRPYIVVAAFIAGMMLTPPDMISQTLLAIPMCLLFEVGLFFARFYVRKPTEDEEESEQAE, from the coding sequence ATGTCTTCAGCTGAACAAACGCAGCCCTTGATTAGTCACCTTATTGAACTGCGTAACCGTCTTATGAAAGCCATATTGGCGGTGCTAGTGGTATTTATTGGTTTAATTTGGTTTGCCAATGATATTTATGAATTTGTATCTGCGCCTTTGATTGAAAGGTTGCCAGAAGGGGCAACGATGATCGCAACCGATGTTGCCTCACCGTTTTTTACACCACTAAAGCTGACATTAGTCGCGTCTATCTTTGTCGCCGTTCCGCTCATTCTGTACCAAGTTTGGGCGTTTGTAGCCCCGGGCTTATATAAGCACGAACGTCGACTTATAATGCCGCTGCTTTTTTCAAGCTCGATTCTATTCTATTGCGGCGTGGCCTTTGCTTACTACGTGGTATTTCCATTAGTTTTCGGCTTCTTTACCGCTATCTCTTTAGGGGGAGTGGAGTTCGCAACCGATATAGCGAATTATTTAGATTTTGTATTAGCGTTGTTTATGGCATTTGGTATCGCGTTTGAGGTTCCTGTTGCTATCATTTTGCTGTGCTGGACAGGTGCAACGGATGTTAAAACTCTAAAAGAGAAGCGCCCTTATATTGTCGTAGCCGCTTTTATTGCCGGCATGATGCTTACGCCACCAGATATGATCTCTCAAACCCTGCTTGCCATTCCGATGTGTTTGCTGTTTGAAGTTGGATTGTTTTTTGCACGCTTTTATGTGCGAAAACCGACTGAAGACGAAGAAGAGTCAGAGCAAGCCGAGTAG
- the tatA gene encoding Sec-independent protein translocase subunit TatA, with translation MGGISIWQLLIIAAIVILLFGTKKLRNIGGDLGSAVKGFKKAMSEDEIAAEKKKDADFEQQNIEQKQEAQETPVDSKKDKEQA, from the coding sequence ATGGGTGGAATTAGTATTTGGCAATTATTGATCATTGCCGCAATCGTGATTTTGTTGTTTGGAACTAAAAAACTGCGCAACATCGGTGGTGATTTAGGTAGCGCTGTGAAAGGCTTCAAAAAAGCAATGAGCGAAGACGAAATTGCAGCTGAAAAGAAAAAAGACGCAGATTTCGAACAGCAGAATATTGAGCAGAAACAGGAAGCACAAGAAACACCTGTGGACAGCAAAAAAGACAAAGAGCAGGCGTAA
- the ubiB gene encoding ubiquinone biosynthesis regulatory protein kinase UbiB, whose protein sequence is MTPTELRRLYRIIKVQLEYGLDELMPNHQLTKAPLLARKGLFWLKNQHSDKPLGERLRLALQELGPVWIKFGQMMSTRRDLFPPHIADQLALLQDQVAPFDGQLAKEQMELALGGSLENWFTDFDIEPLASASIAQVHTAKLKDNGREIVLKIIRPDIKPVIDADLKLMYRMARIVAKALPEARRLKPVEVVREYEKTLIDELDLRREAANAIQLRRNFEGSEELYVPEVISDLSSENLMVSERIYGIQVSDIETLKANGTNMKLLAERGVSVFFTQVFRDSFFHADMHPGNVFVNPEHPENPMWIGLDCGIVGTLNSEDKRYLAENFLAFFNRDYRKVAELHVDSGWVPADTNIQEFEFAIRMVCEPIFAKPLCEISFGHVLLNLFNTARRFNMEVQPQLVLLQKTLLYVEGLGRQLYPQLDLWETAKPFLEKWMANQVGPQAVVNAFKERAPFWAEKLPELPELLYDSLKQGKAFNQRMDQLYQGYRASKRQQATGRFLFGVGATLIICGAILVSGGFSQTALGSGIAGVTFWLLSWRAYRD, encoded by the coding sequence ATGACCCCAACAGAATTACGTCGTCTGTACCGAATCATAAAGGTTCAGCTCGAATATGGTTTGGACGAATTAATGCCAAACCACCAATTAACAAAAGCCCCTTTATTGGCGCGAAAAGGTCTATTTTGGCTTAAAAACCAACATTCAGATAAACCGCTTGGTGAGCGATTGCGTTTAGCATTGCAAGAACTTGGGCCTGTCTGGATCAAGTTTGGCCAGATGATGTCTACTCGCCGCGATCTTTTCCCTCCCCACATTGCGGATCAACTCGCCTTGCTGCAAGACCAAGTTGCGCCATTTGATGGTCAATTAGCAAAAGAACAGATGGAATTAGCATTAGGTGGGTCGCTTGAGAACTGGTTTACTGATTTTGATATTGAGCCGTTAGCGTCGGCTTCAATTGCTCAAGTTCATACGGCTAAATTGAAAGACAATGGTCGCGAGATTGTTTTAAAGATCATTCGCCCCGATATTAAGCCCGTTATTGATGCCGATCTAAAGCTGATGTATCGCATGGCACGTATCGTGGCGAAAGCTCTGCCGGAAGCAAGGCGACTTAAGCCTGTTGAAGTGGTGCGGGAATACGAAAAAACCTTAATTGATGAGTTAGATTTACGTCGAGAAGCGGCGAATGCCATTCAACTAAGACGCAACTTTGAAGGCAGTGAAGAACTTTACGTGCCGGAAGTGATTTCTGACCTCAGCAGTGAAAACCTGATGGTGTCTGAACGTATTTACGGTATTCAAGTTTCCGACATTGAGACATTAAAGGCTAATGGCACCAACATGAAACTGTTGGCTGAACGCGGTGTGAGCGTGTTCTTTACACAAGTATTCCGCGACAGTTTTTTCCATGCAGACATGCATCCAGGCAATGTCTTTGTTAATCCAGAACACCCTGAAAATCCAATGTGGATAGGCTTAGATTGTGGCATCGTTGGTACATTAAATAGCGAAGATAAACGCTACTTGGCAGAAAACTTTTTGGCGTTTTTTAATCGAGATTACCGAAAAGTCGCTGAGCTACATGTTGATTCAGGATGGGTGCCAGCAGACACGAATATTCAAGAGTTTGAGTTTGCTATCCGTATGGTATGTGAACCGATATTTGCTAAGCCATTGTGTGAAATATCCTTTGGTCACGTGCTACTTAATTTGTTCAACACGGCTCGTCGATTCAACATGGAAGTGCAGCCGCAGTTAGTATTACTGCAAAAAACACTGCTTTATGTTGAAGGCTTAGGGCGTCAGTTGTATCCTCAGCTTGATTTATGGGAAACGGCGAAACCATTCTTAGAAAAATGGATGGCAAATCAAGTCGGGCCTCAAGCGGTGGTGAATGCCTTTAAAGAACGAGCACCTTTTTGGGCGGAAAAATTACCAGAGCTTCCTGAACTGCTATACGATAGCTTAAAGCAGGGCAAAGCATTTAATCAGCGTATGGATCAGCTTTATCAAGGTTACCGTGCGAGTAAAAGGCAACAAGCCACAGGACGATTCCTATTTGGTGTTGGCGCGACTTTGATTATTTGTGGAGCGATACTAGTTTCTGGCGGTTTTTCACAAACCGCATTAGGCAGCGGCATTGCTGGTGTCACATTTTGGTTGCTTAGTTGGCGAGCTTATCGCGATTAA
- a CDS encoding SCP2 domain-containing protein: MPSDPLVTAVIETTLNTLIKDDPQLVRRMMRLKGQVIDVEMKELGKKLTFVFSQQVDVLAHYEGKPDCSLSLNLAVLPELREQSNITRLIKQDKLELDGDIQLAQNFAKLLTDAKPDVEEWLSRITGDVVAHTLVSGVKQSLGWLQQSGQKKQNQLAQVLTEEWLIAPAPLEIAHFCDQVETVSKQCEQLEIRFKRLLEQA; this comes from the coding sequence ATGCCATCTGATCCACTGGTAACGGCGGTAATCGAAACCACACTTAATACTTTAATCAAAGACGACCCTCAACTGGTGCGCCGCATGATGCGCCTAAAAGGTCAGGTTATTGATGTTGAGATGAAAGAGCTTGGCAAAAAACTCACCTTTGTCTTTAGCCAACAGGTTGATGTGTTAGCGCATTATGAAGGAAAGCCCGATTGTAGCTTAAGCCTGAACCTCGCGGTGCTGCCTGAGTTAAGAGAGCAATCCAATATCACCCGTCTAATAAAGCAAGATAAGCTTGAATTAGACGGAGACATTCAATTGGCGCAAAACTTTGCAAAACTGCTGACCGATGCCAAGCCAGATGTCGAAGAGTGGCTTTCACGTATCACTGGCGATGTGGTGGCGCATACATTGGTTTCGGGCGTTAAACAAAGCTTAGGTTGGTTACAGCAAAGTGGTCAAAAGAAACAAAACCAGTTAGCGCAAGTGCTGACGGAAGAGTGGCTTATTGCACCAGCGCCGCTTGAGATTGCCCATTTTTGTGATCAAGTGGAAACCGTTTCAAAGCAATGCGAACAGTTAGAAATACGCTTTAAGCGTTTGCTGGAGCAAGCATGA
- the ubiE gene encoding bifunctional demethylmenaquinone methyltransferase/2-methoxy-6-polyprenyl-1,4-benzoquinol methylase UbiE has protein sequence MTEVSAQLNSTKQEQETTHFGFETVAKDEKVAKVAEVFHSVAAKYDIMNDLMSGGVHRLWKRFTIDCSGVRPGQRVLDLGGGTGDLTAKFSRIVGEKGHVILADINNSMLNVGRDKLRDIGIVGNVHYVQANAEELPFPDDYFDCITISFCLRNVTDKDKALRSMYRVLKPGGRLLVLEFSKPVLEPLSKIYDAYSFHLLPKMGEIIANDADSYRYLAESIRMHPDQKTLEGMMASAGFENTNYYNLTGGIVALHRGYKF, from the coding sequence ATGACAGAAGTAAGCGCTCAATTGAACTCAACAAAACAAGAACAAGAAACGACGCATTTTGGCTTTGAAACTGTAGCCAAAGATGAAAAAGTCGCCAAAGTAGCCGAGGTGTTTCACTCAGTCGCGGCGAAATACGACATCATGAACGATCTGATGTCTGGTGGTGTACATCGCCTATGGAAACGCTTCACTATTGATTGCAGTGGCGTACGCCCTGGTCAACGTGTGCTGGATTTAGGTGGCGGTACCGGTGACTTAACTGCGAAGTTCTCAAGAATTGTGGGTGAGAAAGGCCATGTCATTTTAGCCGACATCAATAACTCAATGTTGAATGTTGGTCGCGATAAATTACGTGATATCGGTATCGTAGGCAACGTACATTACGTCCAAGCCAATGCTGAAGAACTGCCTTTCCCTGATGATTATTTTGACTGTATCACCATCAGTTTTTGCTTGCGTAATGTGACAGACAAAGACAAAGCTCTTCGTTCTATGTATCGCGTATTAAAACCTGGTGGCCGTCTATTAGTTCTTGAATTTTCAAAGCCGGTTTTAGAGCCATTATCAAAGATATACGATGCGTATTCTTTCCATCTTCTTCCTAAGATGGGTGAAATTATTGCTAATGACGCTGACAGCTACCGATATTTAGCTGAATCGATCCGCATGCACCCTGATCAAAAGACACTGGAAGGCATGATGGCAAGCGCTGGGTTTGAAAATACCAACTATTACAACTTAACCGGTGGTATTGTTGCCCTTCACCGCGGTTACAAGTTCTGA